The following DNA comes from Frankia casuarinae.
GGCTGTCGACCCTCGCCAAGCAGCTCACCCTCGGGCTCTCGCTGGCGGTTCTGGTGCTCGCGGTCCTTGCGACCGCGGCCTACAACCCGGACAAGGCCGGCTTCCAGTTCGCCCAGTCCTACGACTGGATCAAAACCTTCGGCATCTCCTACTCGGTGGGGGCCGACGGCATCTCGCTGGTGCTGATCCTGCTTGCCGCGCTGCTGGTGCCGGTCGTGGTCCTGGCGTCCTGGGACGAGGCAGGCGCGGATGGCGGGACGACCGGTGCGACGGATCCGACCGGCGCGGCCGCCGTCGGCGCGGCCGCCGTCGGGGTGGACGGCGCCGGGGTGGACGGCGCCGGGGTGGACGGCGCCGGGGTGGACGGCGCCGGGACGCGGAGCAGGCGGTCGGTCCCGGCGTTCTTCGCGCTGCTGCTGGCGCTGGAGGCCGGGATGATCGGCGTGTTCGCCGCTACCGACGTCTTCCTGTTCTACGTCTTCTTCGAGGCGATGCTCATCCCGATGTACTTTCTCATCGGGAGCTACGGCCCGGTCCGGGAGCAGGCCCAGCGCTCCTACGCGGCGGTCAAGTTCCTGCTCTACAGCCTCTTTGGCGGCCTGCTGATGCTCGCTGCCGTGATCGGACTGTACGTCGTCTCCGCCGACAACCTCGGCAGCGGAACCTTCGACTTCGCCACCCTGCGGCAGATGGACATCACCCCCGGGGTGCAGAAGCTGCTGTTCCTCGGTTTCTTCCTGGCGTTCGCCATCAAGGCCCCCCTGTTCCCGTTCCACACCTGGCTGCCCGACGCCGGCGCGCAGTCGCCCACCGGCGGCGCGGTGCTGCTGGTCGGGGTGCTGGACAAGGTGGGCACGTTCGGACTGATCCGGTACTGCATCCCGCTGTTTCCCGACGCGGCCGACTACTTCGCCCCGCTGGTGCTTGGTCTGGCGGTGATCGGCATCTTCTACGGCGCCCTGCTCGCCATCGGGCAGCGGGACATGAAACGGCTGGTCGCCTACACCTCGCTGGCCCACTTCGGCTTCATCGCGCTGGGCACCTTCGCCTTCACCTCCCAGGCGGGCAGCGGCGCGGTGCTTTACATGGTCAACCACGGCCTGTCCACCGGCCTGCTTTTCATGGTCGTGGGCTTCCTGGTGGCGCGCCGCGGCACTCGTGACGTCGGTGCTTACGGCGGCCTGGCCAGGGTGACGCCGGTGCTTGCCGGGGTGTTCCTCGTCGCCGGACTGTCGTCGTTGGCGTTGCCTGGAACGAACAGCTTCGTCAGCGAGTTCCTGGTGCTGGTGGGGACGTTCACCCGGAACAGGCCGCTGGCGATCGTCGCGACCACCGGCATCGTGCTGGCCGCGATCTACATCCTGTACCTCTACCAGCGGACGATGACCGGACCGGTGGTGCACGAGGAGAACAAGGTCCTGGTCGACCTCAGCCTGCGCGAGAAGCTCGTCGTCGCCCCGATGGTCGCGCTCATCGTCGCGCTCGGGGTCTACCCCAAGCCGCTGCTCGACATCATCACGCCGACGGTGACGGCGACCTACGCCGATATCGGCAAGTCTGACCCGGCTCCGACGCACTCGGTGGCCGCGGAGTCCGGAGGCCACTCGTGAGCGCCACACCCGACCTTCTCCTGGCGCAGGGATCGAACCCGATGATCACACCGCCGTCGATCGAGTACTCCTCGCTCAGCCCGATCCTGATCGTGTTCGGGGTCGCGCTCGTCGGGGTGCTCGTCGACGCCTTCGCCACGAAGCGGGCCCGGCGGACCTTCCAACCGATCCTGGCGGGTGCGGGCTTCGTCGCCGCGCTCGTGGCCGTGGCGGTGCTGCACGGCCGGCAGGCCATCCTCGCCTCCGGTGCGCTGGCGATCGACGCGCCGACCTTGTTCATGCAGGGCACGATCCTGGTCTTCGCCCTGCTGTCGGTGCTGCTGGTGGCCGAACGCCAGCTTGACTCGTCCGGCGGGGCTATTGTGGCCTCGGCCGCGATCACCCCGGGCTCGAAGGGATCGACGGCGCAGCAGACCTCGGCAGACGTGCAGACCGAGGCGTATCCGCTGATGGTCTTCTCGGTCACCGGGATGATGCTCTTCGTCGCCTCGAACAACCTGCTAGTGATGTTCGTGGCGCTGGAGATCCTCTCGTTGCCGCTGTACCTGCTGGCCGGGCTCGCCCGGCGCCGTCGGCTGCTGTCGCAGGAAGCGGCGATGAAGTACTTCCTGCTCGGGGCGTTCTCCTCGGCCTTCTTCCTCTACGGCGTCGCGTTCGCCTACGGATTTGCCGGCAGCGTGGAGCTCGGGGCGGTCGCGGACGCGGTCAGCAACGCCGGTGCGAACGACACCTACCTCTATCTGTCGCTCGCGCTGCTGGCGGTGGGGCTGTTCTTCAAGATCGGCGCCGTGCCGTTCCACTCCTGGACGCCGGACGTCTACCAGGGCTCGCCGACGCCGGTTACCGCGTTCATGGCGGCGGGGACGAAGGTCGCCGCGTTCGGTGCCCTGTTGCGGGTCTTCTACGTCGCCTTCGGAGGGCTGCGCTGGGACTGGCGACCAATCCTGTGGACGATCGCCATCCTCACCATGGTGGTCGGCGCGGTGCTCGCCCTGACCCAGCGTGACATCAAGCGTATGCTGGCCTACTCGGCGATCGCGCACGCCGGGTTCCTGCTGGTGGGCCTCGCCGGCACCAACACCGACGGCCTGCGCGGCTCGATGTTCTACCTGGTGACCTACGGCTTCACGACGATCGCCGCCTTCGCCGTGGTCTCCCTGGTCCGTACCGGCGACGGCGAGGCCGGCGACCTGTCCCAGTGGCGGGGGCTCGGCAGGACCTCGCCCCTGCTGGCCGGGACGTTCTCGTTCCTGCTGCTCGCGCTCGCGGGGATCCCGCTGACGAGCGGGTTCACCGGGAAGTTCGCGGTGTTCCAGGCCGCGATCGCCGGGGACGCCACCCCGCTGGTAGTCGTTGCACTGGTGTGCAGCGCCATCGCCGCCTTCTTCTACGTGCGGGTCATCGTGCTGATGTTCTTCTCCGAGCCGCTTGCCGAGGGACCGGTGGTGGTGACCCGCCCGACGCTGACCTTCGCCGCGGTCGCCATCGGTACCGTGGCTACTCTTGTACTGGGAGTAGCGCCACAGCCACTCCTGGACCTCGCGACGACCGCCGCGACGTCCGGCTTCGTACGCTGACGGTGGTATGAGCGCTATCGGGCTGGACGTCGTGGGGATCAGGACCGATCCTGATCTGGAAAAGGCCGTGCGGGTGGGTCTCGCCCGGGTGGAGGATCTGCTGCGCGAGTCGGTGCGCAGCGAATCCGCCTTCGTGACCGAGACCTCCCGCCATCTTGTCGACGCGGGGGGGAAACGTTTCCGTCCGATCGTCGTGCTGCTGGCGGCGCAGTTCGCCGATCCCGAGGCCGTCGGCGTGGTGCCGGCGGCGGTGGCGATCGAACTCACCCATCTGTCGACGCTCTACCACGACGACGTGATGGACGAGGCGCCGCGGCGGCGGGGAGCGGCCTCCGCGAACACGCGGTGGACGAACACGGTCGCCATCCTCACCGGGGACTACCTGTTCGCCCGCGCTTCCGACATCACGGCGGACCTCGGCCCGGAGGCGACCCGCATCCTCGCCCGGACGATCGCGACCCTGTGCGAGGGGCAGATCCGGGAGACCGTGGGCCCGGCGCCCGGGCAGGACCCGGTCGAGCACTATCTGCGGGTCATCACGGACAAGACCGCCTCGCTGATCGCGACCTCGGGTCGGCTCGGTGCCATGCTGGCGGGCGCGGACCCGATCACCGTCGATACCCTCGCGACCTTCGGGGAGCTTTTCGGGGTGGCTTTCCAGCTGTCCGACGACATCATCGACGTTGCCTCGGACCCGGTGGACTCCGGCAAGACGCCCGGCACGGATCTGCGGGAGGGAATCCCGACCCTGCCGGTGCTCTACGCGCTGCAGGCCGACGACCGGGCGGCGGGACGGCTCCGGGAGCTCATCACCACCGGATTCGCCCCCGGCGACGGGAACACGGAGGACCGGGTGGGCGAGGCTCTCGATCTGCTACGCGGCCACGTGGGCATGGCCCGGGCCCGGGCGGAACTTATCTCCTGGTCGAGCCGGGCGCGGGAATGCCTCGCGTCGTTGCCGGACAACCCGGCGAAGACCGCCTTGGAGTCCCTCGCGGACTTCGTGGTTGACCGCACCGGCTGAGCGTGGTGTGGGGAGCGCCCGGAAATCCGGCGACCTGGCCGCATCTGGTGAGATCCGGCCAGGTCGCGAGGTCGCGAGGTCGCGAGGTCGCCAGGTCGCCAGGTCGTCCTGGGTCAGTGTCCCGACGCGACCGCCGCCGTGGCGGTGCTCGCGGACTGCGTACAGGTGTATGTGGTTCCGGCTGGGTCGGCGTGGCCCTTCGTGGCACCGGTCTGCGTATCGAAGAATGTCTCGAGCAGCGGAGTGACGTCGATCGGCGTTGGATGGAACGGCAGGGAGCCACCGGCCGAAGTCGGCGTCGGGCTCGTTGAGGGGGTCGGGTCGCCCCACGGCCACGAGTCGGTCGGCGACGGCGATGTCGTGGCCGCGCCGGCGCTCTCCGTCGGACTGGGCGCGATGGTACGCAGGTCGGTGGGGCTCGTGCTGGGTGAGCTGAGCTCGTCCCGCGGCGTCAGTGGCACGATCGGGATCGGCGAGGTGCCGGGGCCCAGATAGGCCTCGCCGGTGGCGTGGGAGGAACCTGACCGCCCGGACGGACTACCGGGGTGGGCGCCCAGGCCGGACTGGCTCGTGCTCGGCGCCAGCAGCGCCTGGGACGGAGTGGGCAAGGCGGCCTGCGGACGGTCGCGGGAGGCCTGCGTCTGGGAGGAACCGAAGGCGGTCCCGCCCGTGTACTGGACCCGAGGCGCCTCGCCGGCGTTCGGGCCGGTCGTGGCGCCCGTCGGATCGCCGCCCAGGGCTACGCCGGCGACCAGCGCGGACAGCCCGGCGAGCGAGACGGTTCCCGCCGCGGCGAGCCGCACCCGCCCGCTGCTTCGCCGATCGGCTGGTGCCCGGTGCGCGCCGGGCATCCGGCCGGGGCTCCCGGCGGACGGGTTCGTCGGATGGACGTCGGCGGGCCGGTGGCTCGCGGCGGGGGAGGCGGGCCCGGGAACGTGGAAGGGATTGTAGAGGGTGCCGAGGGTGCCGCCGGCTTGCACCCCGGCGGCGGCTGTCGTGGCTGTCGTGGCGAACCGTGGCCGGCCGGTCCGGGACAGCGTGTCCAGCGGCCGGCGACGCTGGGCGGCATCGCCGACCCGGCTGGCCGTGGCCTCCCGGGCCCGGCGGGCGGAGGTGCTCACCGACAGCGGGCCGGTAATCGTGTCGAGCTCGCCGGGTGGGGCGACCGGGGGCCGTGGCGGGGTCGGCGGTGGGAACGACGCGGCCGCCGCGGTGGAGGTCGTCGGCGCCGCGGCCGAATGGCGGCCGGTGGCCTGCCTGGCGGCTCCCTGGCGCTGGCGTGAATGCCGACCGGCCGAATGATTACCCACGGCGACCTCCGGGAGCGGTCCGGACGACGACGCCGACCGAGCCGCGGGGTTGCCCGGCGCGACCGGCCGTGATCGGAACGGTCATGTTGATGGTGCCCCTGGGCGAACGCGGACTCGCCACGGACCGCGGGCATAGGGCTCGATGAACCCGCACTGCGCCTCCGGCTGCATCGGTGTTGTGAGCCCCCCCGGGCCACACGGCACCCCCACGCGCGATGTCACCTTACCGGAAGGTGCCGGAGTGGCGCACTCCCCGGCAGATAGCTGCCAAGCGGCATTATCAATGACATAGTTCTGTGGTAATGCGGGCTCTGCCCGGCCGTCTGGGGCGCGGGGCCGCGCGCACGCCCCGGCCGGCCGGGCCACGGGCTGTGGAGTGCTGATCAGATCAGCGGACGGCTTTCAGATCACTCGATGGTCCAGGTCTCCCCACCAGCGACCAGCGACATCAGGTCCCCGTCGCCCTGGCGGGTCTTGGCGTCGGCGATCTGGGCGTTCAACGCCTCGTCGTAGGTCGGCGCGTCGACGTCGCGGAAGATGCCGATCGGGGTGACGCCGTGCGAGTCACCGGTGAGCCGGGACAGCGCGAACGCCTGGCTCGGATCGGCCGCCCAGGCGTCGTGGACGAGGACGTCCGGGCTGCCCGCCGGGACCACCTCGAGGCTGCCGTCCGGCGCCCGTCGAATGGCCTTGTCGCCCTCGGTGCCGAAGACGAGGGGCTCGCCGTGGGCCAGCTTCAGCGTCACGTCGTCCCGGCTGGTCCGGTCCTTGAGCGGGTCGAAGGCGCCGTCGTTGAAGATGTTGCAGTTCTGGAAGATCTCCACGAAGGCGGTGCCGGGGTGCTCCGCGGCCGCGCGCAGCACCGAGGTCAGGTGCGCCCGGTCGGAGTCGATGGACCGTCCGACGAACGTGGCCTCCGCCCCCAGCGCCAGCGACACGGGGTTGTACGGCCGGTCCAGCGAGCCGAACGGCGTCGACTTGGTGATCTTGCCGATCTCGGACGTGGGGGAGTACTGCCCCTTCGTCAGTCCGTAGATCCGGTTGTTGAACATGAGGATCTTCAGGTTGACGTTGCGGCGCAGCGCGTGCAGCAGGTGGTTCCCACCGATCGACAGGGCGTCGCCGTCCCCGGTGACGACCCAGACCGACAGGTCGGGACGGGAGGCGGCGAGCCCGGTGGCGATCGCCGGTGCCCGGCCGTGAATGGAGTGCATCCCGTACGTCTGCAGATAGTACGGGAACCGTGAGGAACAGCCGATTCCGGAGATGAAGACGATGTTCTCCCGGGCCACCCCGAGATCAGGCAGGAACCCCTGGACGGTGGCGAGAATGGCGTAGTCGCCACATCCCGGGCACCACCGCACTTCCTGGTCGGAGGTGAAGTCCTTGCGGCTCTGCTGGGCCGGCGCGGCCGGCACCAGGTCGAGCAGCCGGTTACTGATGCCGCTGCGATTCGTCGTGACGGTCACTGGTTGATCACGTCCTCCAAGACGCCCGCCAGCTCCGCGGCCTTGAAGGGCAGCCCGCGAACCTGGTTGTAGCCGATCGCGTCGACGAGGTACTCGGCCCGGATCAGGGTCCTTAGCTGCCCGAGGTTCATCTCGGGAATCAGCACCTTGTCATACGACCGCAGGATGTCCCCGGTGTTGGCGGGGAAGGGGTTGAGATGACGCAGGTGTGCCTGAGCGACGTGCATGCCCTTGGCGCGGACCCGGCGGCAGCCGGCCGCGATCGGGCCGTAGGTGGAGCCCCAGCCGAGGACGAGCAGCCGGGCCTGCCCGGACGGGTCCTCCACCTCCAGTGGCGCGACATCGTTCGCGATACCGTCGATCTTCGCCGCGCGCAGCCGCACCATCCGGTCGTGGTTGGCCGGATCGTAGGAGATGGCACCCTGGCCGTCCGACTTCTCGATGCCGCCGATGCGGTGCTCCAGGCCCGCCGTGCCGGGGACTGCCCACGGCCGGGCGAGGGTCTCCGGATCACGCAGGTAGGGCCAGAACTCCGGCCCCTTCGGCCCGGTGTGGTTCGGCTCGGTGGCGAAGGCGACGCTCAGGTCCGGCAGCTCCGAGCGGGTCGGCAGCAGCCACGGCTCCGAGCCGTTCGCCAGGTAGCCGTCGGAGAGCAGGAACACCGGCGTGCGGTACTTGGTAGCCAGGCGGGCGGCCTCGATCGCGGCGTTGAAGCAGTCCGCCGGGGAGCGCGGCGCGACGATCGGAACCGGAGCCTCGCCGTTGCGGCCGAACATCGCCTGGAGTAGATCGGCCTGTTCGGTCTTGGTGGGCAGGCCGGTGGACGGGCCGCCGCGCTGGATGTCGACGATCACGAGCGGCAGTTCGAGACTGACCGCGAGGCCGATGGTCTCGCTTTTGAGCGCGACACCCGGGCCGGAGGTCGTCGTCACGCCGAGTGATCCGCCGAAGGAGGCACCGAGCGCGGCGCCGATGCCGGCGATCTCATCCTCGGCCTGGAAGGTCCGCACGCCGAACCGCTTGTGCCGGCTCAGCTCGTGCAGGATGTCCGAGGCCGGGGTGATCGGGTAGGAGCCGAGGAACACCGGCAGGCCGGTCAGCTCGCCGGCGGCGATCAGACCGTAGGACAATGCCGTGTTCCCGGTGATCCGTCGGTAGGTACCAGCCTTCATCCGGGCCGGCGCCACCTCGTAGGTGACCGAGAAGGACTCGGTGGTCTCGCCGTAGTTGAAGCCGGCACGGAAGGCCGCGACGTTCGCCGCGGCGATCTCGGGCCGTTTGGCGAACTTCTTCTCCAGGAAGCCGACGGTGCTCTCGGTCGGCCGGTGGTACAGCCAGCTCATGAGGCCCAGGGCGAACATGTTCTTCGCTCGTTCGGCCTCCTTCTTGTTGACCCCGGCGCCGACACCCTCGGCGGCGTGCACCGCGTTGATGGTCATCGAGG
Coding sequences within:
- the nuoN gene encoding NADH-quinone oxidoreductase subunit NuoN, producing MITPPSIEYSSLSPILIVFGVALVGVLVDAFATKRARRTFQPILAGAGFVAALVAVAVLHGRQAILASGALAIDAPTLFMQGTILVFALLSVLLVAERQLDSSGGAIVASAAITPGSKGSTAQQTSADVQTEAYPLMVFSVTGMMLFVASNNLLVMFVALEILSLPLYLLAGLARRRRLLSQEAAMKYFLLGAFSSAFFLYGVAFAYGFAGSVELGAVADAVSNAGANDTYLYLSLALLAVGLFFKIGAVPFHSWTPDVYQGSPTPVTAFMAAGTKVAAFGALLRVFYVAFGGLRWDWRPILWTIAILTMVVGAVLALTQRDIKRMLAYSAIAHAGFLLVGLAGTNTDGLRGSMFYLVTYGFTTIAAFAVVSLVRTGDGEAGDLSQWRGLGRTSPLLAGTFSFLLLALAGIPLTSGFTGKFAVFQAAIAGDATPLVVVALVCSAIAAFFYVRVIVLMFFSEPLAEGPVVVTRPTLTFAAVAIGTVATLVLGVAPQPLLDLATTAATSGFVR
- a CDS encoding NADH-quinone oxidoreductase subunit M, translating into MHTVPWLTIMLIVPAAGAVVVAALPRRLSTLAKQLTLGLSLAVLVLAVLATAAYNPDKAGFQFAQSYDWIKTFGISYSVGADGISLVLILLAALLVPVVVLASWDEAGADGGTTGATDPTGAAAVGAAAVGVDGAGVDGAGVDGAGVDGAGTRSRRSVPAFFALLLALEAGMIGVFAATDVFLFYVFFEAMLIPMYFLIGSYGPVREQAQRSYAAVKFLLYSLFGGLLMLAAVIGLYVVSADNLGSGTFDFATLRQMDITPGVQKLLFLGFFLAFAIKAPLFPFHTWLPDAGAQSPTGGAVLLVGVLDKVGTFGLIRYCIPLFPDAADYFAPLVLGLAVIGIFYGALLAIGQRDMKRLVAYTSLAHFGFIALGTFAFTSQAGSGAVLYMVNHGLSTGLLFMVVGFLVARRGTRDVGAYGGLARVTPVLAGVFLVAGLSSLALPGTNSFVSEFLVLVGTFTRNRPLAIVATTGIVLAAIYILYLYQRTMTGPVVHEENKVLVDLSLREKLVVAPMVALIVALGVYPKPLLDIITPTVTATYADIGKSDPAPTHSVAAESGGHS
- a CDS encoding polyprenyl synthetase family protein gives rise to the protein MSAIGLDVVGIRTDPDLEKAVRVGLARVEDLLRESVRSESAFVTETSRHLVDAGGKRFRPIVVLLAAQFADPEAVGVVPAAVAIELTHLSTLYHDDVMDEAPRRRGAASANTRWTNTVAILTGDYLFARASDITADLGPEATRILARTIATLCEGQIRETVGPAPGQDPVEHYLRVITDKTASLIATSGRLGAMLAGADPITVDTLATFGELFGVAFQLSDDIIDVASDPVDSGKTPGTDLREGIPTLPVLYALQADDRAAGRLRELITTGFAPGDGNTEDRVGEALDLLRGHVGMARARAELISWSSRARECLASLPDNPAKTALESLADFVVDRTG
- a CDS encoding 2-oxoacid:ferredoxin oxidoreductase subunit beta, whose protein sequence is MTVTTNRSGISNRLLDLVPAAPAQQSRKDFTSDQEVRWCPGCGDYAILATVQGFLPDLGVARENIVFISGIGCSSRFPYYLQTYGMHSIHGRAPAIATGLAASRPDLSVWVVTGDGDALSIGGNHLLHALRRNVNLKILMFNNRIYGLTKGQYSPTSEIGKITKSTPFGSLDRPYNPVSLALGAEATFVGRSIDSDRAHLTSVLRAAAEHPGTAFVEIFQNCNIFNDGAFDPLKDRTSRDDVTLKLAHGEPLVFGTEGDKAIRRAPDGSLEVVPAGSPDVLVHDAWAADPSQAFALSRLTGDSHGVTPIGIFRDVDAPTYDEALNAQIADAKTRQGDGDLMSLVAGGETWTIE
- a CDS encoding 2-oxoacid:acceptor oxidoreductase subunit alpha — protein: MSEQVRERETRRLDRVVVRFAGDSGDGMQLTGEQFTSETAAFGNDLSTLPDFPAEIRAPAGTPAGVSGFQLHFSDHDILTPGDAPDVLVAMNPAALKANLKDLPPGANLIVNTDAFTGGNLKKAGYTTDPLTDGTLDAYTVHRVPLTSMTINAVHAAEGVGAGVNKKEAERAKNMFALGLMSWLYHRPTESTVGFLEKKFAKRPEIAAANVAAFRAGFNYGETTESFSVTYEVAPARMKAGTYRRITGNTALSYGLIAAGELTGLPVFLGSYPITPASDILHELSRHKRFGVRTFQAEDEIAGIGAALGASFGGSLGVTTTSGPGVALKSETIGLAVSLELPLVIVDIQRGGPSTGLPTKTEQADLLQAMFGRNGEAPVPIVAPRSPADCFNAAIEAARLATKYRTPVFLLSDGYLANGSEPWLLPTRSELPDLSVAFATEPNHTGPKGPEFWPYLRDPETLARPWAVPGTAGLEHRIGGIEKSDGQGAISYDPANHDRMVRLRAAKIDGIANDVAPLEVEDPSGQARLLVLGWGSTYGPIAAGCRRVRAKGMHVAQAHLRHLNPFPANTGDILRSYDKVLIPEMNLGQLRTLIRAEYLVDAIGYNQVRGLPFKAAELAGVLEDVINQ